The genomic DNA ATGGAACCTTCGAAACAAGACATGTCATTTTCGCAACTGGAATCGGCATTGATCTAGCTGAAAAAATAGGCTTAAAAACAAAGCCAGGTACAGAGCCTAGAATTAAAACTGTTTTAGATGTTGATGCTGACGGTAAAACAAGCATCGAGGGTATCTGGGGTGCAGGTACTGTAGCAGGGTTAAGTGTGCATACTATCATCACAGCTGGACACGGTGCACATGTTGCCATTAATGTAATTAGCGAACTTAATGGCGAACGTTATGTTGATCATGACGTGTTAAAGTAAGAATGACTTTTAAAAAGGCAATAATCCGATGTGGGGATTATTGCCTTATTTACTGTATGAAGCTGATGTGGAACTTAAGAAAGGAGTTATGTGACTTCGCTTTGTTCTTTTCACACTTTCGAGGGTTCATAAATTGATTTATGTGACCTCACTTTCTTGGTTTCACTCTTTTGAG from Cytobacillus luteolus includes the following:
- a CDS encoding FAD-dependent oxidoreductase; its protein translation is MYDILVIGAGPAGANAALFAAKAGKKTLVLDNDKSMTKRAWVENHYGVKEISGPDLIEIGKQQAGKFGTEFVQTEATTIQKTVEGFTVETENGTFETRHVIFATGIGIDLAEKIGLKTKPGTEPRIKTVLDVDADGKTSIEGIWGAGTVAGLSVHTIITAGHGAHVAINVISELNGERYVDHDVLK